The genomic region TTGAACAGGTTCTTAGGGCCTCGATGGGTACGGCTGGAAACGGACGACTCTACAATCGAGGGTTGTATGGCAGAACCCTCCACCACCGATCAGATCGCAGAGCGTGTTGAGCGCCTGCTGTTGCGACACGCTGAATTGCAGCGCACCAATGCGTTGCTGTCCGATCAGGTGCGCACCCTCACCCAGGAACGGGACTCGCTCAAGTCGCGCCTGAATGCCGCGCGTGCGCGCGTGGATGCGCTGCTGGAGCGCCTGCCCTCGTCCACAGCGCCAGCCCCCCTCACACCCAAGGACCCTGAATGAAGCAGATCGAGGTGCAGATCCTCCAGCAAAGCTACCTGCTGGCCTGTCCGGAGGGACAAGAGTCTCGCCTTCTCGACGCCGTGGAAAGGGTGGACACGGCCATGACCCGCATCCGCGACGCAGGCAAGGTGCGGGCCCGTGAACGCATCGCCGTGCTGGCGGCCTTGAATCTGGCCTTCGAAATTGCGGACCGGGACGCTGCGGCCCTGGCGGCAGCGCCTTCGCCTGCGGCAGCAGCGCAGTTCAACCCCGGTGCCGTGACGTCCACGCCAAGTGCAGAGGAACAGGCGCGGCTCGACTCCTTGTTGGCGCGCCTGGACCAAGCGCTGGAGCAAGACGGCCAGTTGCTCTGAACCGGCTCCCGCAAAGGCGGGTGCTGGCGCAAGACACGGCGTTCACAAAGCCTGCACGGTCAACGCAGATTTTGCCGCCACCCGCCCTGTGAAAGACCTACAATGGCAACGTCTGCGGCGTTGCCGGGCTTTATATTTCCTTGAACCAATGCTCACTGAGCACGGGCTTGGTACATCGCCTGATGAGCGTGATCGTCTCGCGTCAGATGAACCCAACGTCAGACTGCCCTCGCCCACCTGAACCCCCGGTTCAGGATGCCGGTCCGGTGGCGTCCGCAGACACCTTATTTCATCCATTGCTGCCCCTGCATCCGTCAGTTCTGCGGCAGCAGTTCCCTCAGCCTCTGCAGGTCTGCCATGCTCGATCCCCTCTTGATCATTGAACTGGGCGCACTGGGCCTGTGCACGGGTTTTCTGGCAGGGTTGCTGGGTATTGGCGGAGGCATGCTGCTGGTGCCTTTCCTCACATACATCCTCGGTGCCAGACAGGTTGCCCCAGACCTGGCAGTGAAGATGGCGATTGCCACATCCATGGCCACCATCGTGTTCACCTCGGTATCCAGCGTCCGCGCACACCACAAGCGCGGAGCGGTTCGCTGGGACATCGTGACCAAGCTTGCACCGGGCATTGTGCTCGGCGGGTTTGCAGCAAGTCTGGGCGTGTTCGCACTGCTCAAAGGCTCTTTCCTGGCAGTCTTCTTTGGCCTGTTCGTCAGCTTCTCTGCCACGCAAATGTTTCTGGACAAGAAGCCCGCGCCCAGCCGCCAGATGCCAGGCACAGCAGGCCAGTTGGGCGCCGGGGGCGTGATTGGTTTTCTTTCAGGGCTGGTGGGTGCAGGAGGGGGCTTTGTCAGCGTGCCCTTCATGACATGGTGCAACGTCCCCATTCATAACGCGGTGGCAACCAGTGCAGCACTGGGTTTTCCCATCGCACTGGCCAATGTGGTGGGCTATGTGGTGGGCGGGCAGTCGGTTGCCGATCTGCCCGCCGGTTCGCTGGGTTATCTGTGGTTGCCGGCGTTGGGTGTGATTGCCACTTGCAGTGTGCTCACCGCGCCTTTGGGAGCGAAAGCGGCTCACAACCTTCCTGTCAAAAAGCTCAAACGCGTGTTCGCCAGCCTGCTTTTTGCCTTGGCGGCCTACATGTTCTGGAAAGGGGTCATGACGGCCTGATGGGCTTATGTCCCCGACTTATGTCTCCACCGGCACATACGGGCATCTCCCGCCGAATGTTCAATCCGTCCGCGCTACGTCCTTACAAGGGCATCTTTGAGCAGGGCACTGAACGCCTCTGCAGGTAACGCGGCGGAGCACAGAAAGCCCTGGAAATGATCGCAGCCCAGTTGCTGCAACATGGCTTTCTGCTCTGTGGTTTCCACGCCTTCAGCCACCACTTGAATGCCCAGTGCATGCCCCATGCTGACCACCGCACTCACGATGGCACGGTCACCACTGTCGCCCGGCAGACCCTTGACGAAAGACTGGTCTACCTTGAGTTTGTGAATAGGCAGCTTCTTGAGATACCCCAGGCTGGAATAGCCTGTCCCAAAGTCATCAATCGCCATGCTGACCCCCAACCTGGCAAGGCTATGCAAGCGTTGCTCGGTCTCCAGGGCATCCTGCAACAGGATGCTCTCGGTCAGTTCCAGTTCGAGCAAGGTGGCGGGCAATGCATATGCCGACAAGAGGTTGACCAGCCGGTCAACAAAATCAGGCTGACGAAACTCCAGGGCAGAAACGTTGACAGAAACCACGACAGGAGACCCCGAGCGCTGCCAGCGTGACGCCTCCTGGATGGCCTGCTCCATCACCCAGGCCCCTAGCGTGACGATATAGCCGGACTCCTCCGCGAGCGGAATGAACGTAGCTGGCGATACATAGCCAGCTTCGGGGTCGTGCCAGCGGATCAAAGCTTCCGCTCCCGTAATGCGGCCTGTGGTGATCTCTACCTGTGGCTGGTAGTGCAGGGACATCTGCCCCAACCCCAGCGCCTGCCGCATGGAATGCTCCAGCCGCATGCGGGAGAGCAAATCGGCGTTCATCGCAGGCTGGTAGAAACCATAGCTTCCCCGTCCCCGATCTTTGACCCGGTACATCGCCGTGTCTGCCTGCTGGATGAGGTCATCCAGCCCTGCACCATCAGCCGGGAACAGGGCAATACCAATGCTGCACTGGATGGAGAATCCCATTTCGTCCAAGCGAAACGGCCTGAGCATTTCATCAAGGATGCGACGGCACACGGCTTCGGCAACACTGGCGGAGCCTTCATGCAGGTAGATGACGAACTCATCGCCGCCCAGCCTGCACAGCAGATCCGTCTGGCGCAAACAAGTCTGCAGCCTTTCGGCCACCAGGCGCAGCACCCGATCCCCGAAGGGATGCCCCAGAGAGTCATTGATGATTTTGAAGCGGTCCAGATCCAGGAACAGAATGGAAAACTCCACTTCACGGCCCTGAGTCGAGGCAATCGCCTCTTCCACCCTTTTGCTGAGCATCAGGCGGTTGGGAAGACCGGTGAGAGCATCGCTGTAGGCCAGTTCTTCAATGCGTTTCTGCGCCGCATGTTGCGCAGTCAAGTCGCGCATGAATCCGATGCTCTGCATGACACGCCCAGCCTCATCGTGCAAGGCCACCCATGACAGCTGAACTGCACACGGCTCTGCATTCAAACGAGGCAGCCACAGCTCCCCTTCCCAGAAGCCAGTCTCTTTCCACGTAGGCAACACCCGGTCCATCAGATTCCCTCGGGTATCTGCAAGGAACAAGGATTCTGTGGGAGCCCCGTCGTAGGCCCCCATTTCGACGCCCATGAGTTTTGCGCAACCAGGATTCATGCGCAGGACGTTGTGCTGGCTGTCCGCAATAAAGATCGCATCCAGGCTGGATTCGAACACCCTGGCTGCCAGCTTGAGGCTTGCCTGCGCCTCTGTCTGCCGCGTGATGTCGCGAAACGAGTAGACGCGCCCTAATGGCAGGCCACGGATGAATTGCGGTACAGATCGCCGCTCAAGTACGACCCCAGTGGACAACTCCAGAACATCGACGCTTTCATTCACGGGATCCGCCATGATCTGCGCCAGTCTGTCCGCGTAGGCAGAAAGATCGCGAACCTGATCCGCCATGTGGGCGAACACGGCGGGGTCATCGCGATGGGTCAGCAAGTTTGCAGGAATACGCCATAGCTTCACCAGCCGCTGGTTGAAAGCGCGGATGCTCCCATCCATGGCACAAACCAGCATGCCGTCAGCTGCAGAGTCCAGGGTTGCACGCAGCTCAGACAGCAAGGTTTCCAGCTCACGTTCCGTGGCGTGCTGCGAAGATCGGTCCAGCATGGCCAACAGAAATGCAGTGCCCCCCTCTGGCAACTGGATACGCGATACCCTGCGCTCCACATGTAGCAACGTACCGTCAGCACGCAAGATACGGGTATCTGAATGAATCCCCTCGGCAATCACATCGACCGGCTGCGCCCAAAATGCAAGGTCCTGGGGCGTCGCAAACAACTGCTGAACACCTGCCCCTACAAGCTCACACTCAGGCATCGCAAGCAGCGCCTGGGCCGCCCGGTTTGCAGCAATGACGCACAGGGATTTCTCATCGACGAGGCAGACGGCCTCCAGCATTGCATCCAGCCAAGGCTGGGGCAGCGGGTAGTTCACGACGGACGAACCTCTGCCTCAACTGTTTCAGTGCCGACAGCTCGCTCAAAAAAGTAGCAGATACGCTTGCGCGGAGACAGATAGTCCAGCGCATCGCGGGGTAGCTGCGAAGGCTTGAGACTGCGACGGATGCCCAACTCCGGAACCGTCTCCAGATCCAGGATAGGGGCTTCGTCTTTGGGAACGCGGGAATCGTGCACGATGACACGGGGCCGCAACGGGCGCGAGGAGTTCACCGATACAACAATCGCATAGCGGTCATTGACCAGCTGCACCACAGAACCGGGGGGATATACGCCCATCATGCGGATGAAAGCCCCCAGCACCACGGAGTCAAACCGCGCCTTGTGCTGCGCAAAAATGATGGAGAGGGTTTCGTGGGGCGTGCTGCCACCACCTCCGGCGGGGCTGCACATGCGATCGTAATGGTTCACCAGCGCCACAACCTGACTCGCACGGTCCAGCTCTTTGGCACCACGGCGCAGCGGAAAGCCTGAGCCATCCACCATTTCATGGTGTTGCGCAATGGTGGCCAGCACCTGCTTGCTCCACCCCATTCGCGTCGCCAGCGCTACAGAGGCCGCCACATGACTTTCATAACGCGAACGCTCGGCCAAAGTCATCGTAGGTGATGCATAAGCCAGCTGCAGAGGCATTCCTACCTTGCCGATGTCGTGCAGCAAAGCAGCGGCCCCCAGGTCATGCAACTCCTCGCTTTTCATGCCGAGTGCCTTGCCGAGCAGCAGGCTGAGCACCATCACATTGATCTGATGCAAGGCCCCAGGCTCTCCGACGCCCTCAGACAACAAGCGGATGGCTGAATCACCGTTTTCCAGCAGGTCCGCCACGCATTCCGATACCAGAGCCTCGCCTTCCGCATAGGCTACCTGGGGCTGGTCACCAACCAGCTTTTCCAAAGCCACATATTGGCGGGTTGCGAGCCGGAATCTTCGGTCACATGCCTCAAGGGATACATTCTGGGCGGCCAACAAAGCCCGACGACGAAGCGCAGCGTTGTCTGGCTGGGGCTTTTCCTGCGCAGTTACAGCGCCAGCATTCGCTTCGCTGATGGCGTCTTGAGGAGAGGGAGCTGCAGAGATTGCTGATGCAGGGATGCCATCCCTGAACTCGGGGTCGCTTTTTTTAGGTATGTACTTGATCTGACTAAGACCCAGCTCACGCAAAGTCGCGATCTGTTCCGCGGACCCGACTCTGAAGCTGCTGACCGGAAAAGGATGATGCATCCAGCCCAAATCGAGCTGGATGTACATGCCAATGCGCAGCTGGCTGATATCGATAAGAACAGCGGTGTTCACGACACGACGAGCAGGAGGGGGGAGTAACAATAGAGCGACATTTGTGAGAGACCATTATCACCAGTTCTCCCCTGCTCACCGATGATGTGAGCGACTGCTGCACTTATTCAGGTGTGCCCCGCGCACCCGTTGTTGATCAGAACTACACGGTAGCGCCAAGCAGCGAATGCAACAACTGCACTCAAAACACAACATTTAGCTACGCACCAGCCCGGGCCGAGCACTTTGTAAGCGTGCAAAAAAACAACGTGCCGGATCAACAGCTTTGCACTGTCCGGGCCAGCCCCAAAGCAGCGTGGTCAAAGCCGGATCAACGGCACCAGAGGGAGGGCTTGTAGACCAGATCCATCCACAAAGCCCACACGGCTACGCCACACAAAAGCCCGCCGCTGATACGGGTGCCCCACTGACCTCGCAAAGCACGCAGATGTCCCTGGGCCCACTTCCAAACCAGCGGCCCGCCCGCCAACCACACCCCGCTGCCCAGAGCAAAAAAAGCCATGGTCAAGGCACCCTGTGCAGAACCTCCACTGAGTGCAGCTACCAGCAATGCCGAATAAAGCAGGCCACAAGGCATGAGAGCCCAAAGGGCCCCTGCAGTGGCTGCCCCGCCA from Acidovorax sp. DW039 harbors:
- a CDS encoding DUF904 domain-containing protein, producing the protein MAEPSTTDQIAERVERLLLRHAELQRTNALLSDQVRTLTQERDSLKSRLNAARARVDALLERLPSSTAPAPLTPKDPE
- a CDS encoding cell division protein ZapA, coding for MKQIEVQILQQSYLLACPEGQESRLLDAVERVDTAMTRIRDAGKVRARERIAVLAALNLAFEIADRDAAALAAAPSPAAAAQFNPGAVTSTPSAEEQARLDSLLARLDQALEQDGQLL
- a CDS encoding sulfite exporter TauE/SafE family protein translates to MLDPLLIIELGALGLCTGFLAGLLGIGGGMLLVPFLTYILGARQVAPDLAVKMAIATSMATIVFTSVSSVRAHHKRGAVRWDIVTKLAPGIVLGGFAASLGVFALLKGSFLAVFFGLFVSFSATQMFLDKKPAPSRQMPGTAGQLGAGGVIGFLSGLVGAGGGFVSVPFMTWCNVPIHNAVATSAALGFPIALANVVGYVVGGQSVADLPAGSLGYLWLPALGVIATCSVLTAPLGAKAAHNLPVKKLKRVFASLLFALAAYMFWKGVMTA
- a CDS encoding EAL domain-containing protein, producing MLEAVCLVDEKSLCVIAANRAAQALLAMPECELVGAGVQQLFATPQDLAFWAQPVDVIAEGIHSDTRILRADGTLLHVERRVSRIQLPEGGTAFLLAMLDRSSQHATERELETLLSELRATLDSAADGMLVCAMDGSIRAFNQRLVKLWRIPANLLTHRDDPAVFAHMADQVRDLSAYADRLAQIMADPVNESVDVLELSTGVVLERRSVPQFIRGLPLGRVYSFRDITRQTEAQASLKLAARVFESSLDAIFIADSQHNVLRMNPGCAKLMGVEMGAYDGAPTESLFLADTRGNLMDRVLPTWKETGFWEGELWLPRLNAEPCAVQLSWVALHDEAGRVMQSIGFMRDLTAQHAAQKRIEELAYSDALTGLPNRLMLSKRVEEAIASTQGREVEFSILFLDLDRFKIINDSLGHPFGDRVLRLVAERLQTCLRQTDLLCRLGGDEFVIYLHEGSASVAEAVCRRILDEMLRPFRLDEMGFSIQCSIGIALFPADGAGLDDLIQQADTAMYRVKDRGRGSYGFYQPAMNADLLSRMRLEHSMRQALGLGQMSLHYQPQVEITTGRITGAEALIRWHDPEAGYVSPATFIPLAEESGYIVTLGAWVMEQAIQEASRWQRSGSPVVVSVNVSALEFRQPDFVDRLVNLLSAYALPATLLELELTESILLQDALETEQRLHSLARLGVSMAIDDFGTGYSSLGYLKKLPIHKLKVDQSFVKGLPGDSGDRAIVSAVVSMGHALGIQVVAEGVETTEQKAMLQQLGCDHFQGFLCSAALPAEAFSALLKDALVRT
- a CDS encoding DUF3391 domain-containing protein; the encoded protein is MNTAVLIDISQLRIGMYIQLDLGWMHHPFPVSSFRVGSAEQIATLRELGLSQIKYIPKKSDPEFRDGIPASAISAAPSPQDAISEANAGAVTAQEKPQPDNAALRRRALLAAQNVSLEACDRRFRLATRQYVALEKLVGDQPQVAYAEGEALVSECVADLLENGDSAIRLLSEGVGEPGALHQINVMVLSLLLGKALGMKSEELHDLGAAALLHDIGKVGMPLQLAYASPTMTLAERSRYESHVAASVALATRMGWSKQVLATIAQHHEMVDGSGFPLRRGAKELDRASQVVALVNHYDRMCSPAGGGGSTPHETLSIIFAQHKARFDSVVLGAFIRMMGVYPPGSVVQLVNDRYAIVVSVNSSRPLRPRVIVHDSRVPKDEAPILDLETVPELGIRRSLKPSQLPRDALDYLSPRKRICYFFERAVGTETVEAEVRPS